In a single window of the Labilithrix sp. genome:
- the tal gene encoding transaldolase, translating to MNLLEQLKGMTVVVADTGDFNSVEKFKPRDATTNPSLITAAAGMEAYAKIVDEGLTWAKKETRGSVEDVAKAAVDRLAVEFGARILKIIPGRVSTEVDARLSYDKAASIEKAHHIIAAYEKLGVGRERILIKLASTWEGIQAASLLEKEGIHCNLTLLFGMHQAVACAEAKVTLISPFVGRILDWYKKSTGKTEYAPAEDPGVISVTGIYEYYKHHGYKTEVMGASFRNMGEITELAGCDLLTISPALLGELEAATGDLPRKLDPEKAKAKAVPKIEMNEQIFREMHDKDQMAKDKLSEGIEGFTKAIVDLEKKLAERIKTS from the coding sequence ATGAACCTCCTCGAGCAGCTCAAGGGCATGACCGTGGTCGTCGCGGACACGGGCGACTTCAACTCCGTCGAGAAGTTCAAGCCGCGCGACGCGACGACGAACCCGTCGCTCATCACCGCCGCAGCGGGGATGGAGGCGTACGCGAAGATCGTCGACGAGGGCCTCACGTGGGCGAAGAAGGAGACGCGCGGCTCGGTCGAGGACGTCGCGAAGGCGGCGGTCGATCGCCTCGCGGTGGAGTTCGGCGCGCGCATCCTGAAGATCATCCCGGGCCGAGTCTCGACCGAGGTCGACGCGCGCCTCAGCTACGACAAGGCGGCGTCGATCGAGAAGGCGCACCACATCATCGCTGCGTACGAGAAGCTCGGCGTGGGCCGCGAGCGCATCCTCATCAAGCTCGCGTCGACGTGGGAGGGCATCCAGGCGGCTTCGCTACTCGAGAAGGAGGGCATCCACTGCAACCTGACCCTCCTCTTCGGCATGCATCAGGCGGTGGCGTGCGCGGAGGCGAAGGTCACGCTCATCTCACCGTTCGTGGGCCGCATCCTCGACTGGTACAAGAAGTCGACCGGCAAGACGGAGTACGCGCCGGCGGAGGATCCCGGCGTCATCAGCGTCACGGGCATCTACGAGTACTACAAGCACCACGGCTACAAGACCGAGGTGATGGGCGCGAGCTTCCGCAACATGGGCGAGATCACGGAGCTCGCCGGCTGCGATCTCCTCACGATCTCCCCTGCGCTCCTAGGCGAGCTCGAGGCCGCGACGGGCGACCTCCCGCGCAAGCTCGATCCCGAAAAGGCCAAGGCGAAGGCCGTCCCGAAGATCGAGATGAACGAGCAGATCTTCCGCGAGATGCACGACAAAGATCAGATGGCCAAGGACAAGCTCTCCGAAGGCATCGAAGGCTTCACCAAGGCCATCGTCGATCTCGAAAAGAAGCTCGCCGAACGCATCAAGACGAGCTGA
- a CDS encoding TAXI family TRAP transporter solute-binding subunit yields MPAKVPTVPPPPVPAAPPPRRRGRVVAIGVLLAVALVAVFLFIRRGRTTELRIATGQKGGTFLPLGVELARNVQREHPNVRLTVIESKGSPFSIDMLEKKEVELALVSNNSTGQELEGEHVRLIAPLYPETLQVVVRAGANIATPGDLANKRVAIGPAASGTEQIAWQVLEHFKIDKTRITALNMPPLDAATQLEKGEIDAVFVVAGLRAPVVERMLARPELSLLSLGPPDKVGGPIDGIHVDAPYLLSAVVPERTYGDKPVEPVGTVSVRALLVVREDLDDDLVYDLTQSLFANKLRLAQKEKLLAQLSEKFDPAEAPYPVHPGADRYLRRNEPSVFEQNAEYFSFLLAVAGIGWSGVTALHAWRKRSQKGRIELYFANLAELTKSARAATTTTELEELLRALNETEAKALGELASERLEANEAFRVLQEGLRAIEDDLLRQLRARA; encoded by the coding sequence ATGCCGGCCAAGGTCCCCACCGTGCCGCCGCCGCCGGTCCCGGCCGCGCCCCCGCCGCGGAGGCGCGGTCGCGTCGTCGCGATCGGGGTCCTGCTCGCGGTCGCCCTCGTGGCGGTCTTCCTCTTCATCCGCCGCGGACGAACGACGGAGCTCCGCATCGCGACGGGCCAGAAGGGCGGGACGTTCCTGCCGCTCGGCGTCGAGCTGGCGAGGAACGTGCAACGCGAGCACCCGAACGTCCGGCTGACGGTGATCGAGAGCAAGGGCTCTCCGTTCTCGATCGACATGCTCGAGAAGAAGGAGGTCGAGCTCGCGCTGGTGTCGAACAACAGCACGGGGCAGGAGCTCGAAGGGGAGCACGTGCGCCTCATCGCGCCGCTCTACCCGGAGACGCTCCAGGTCGTCGTCCGCGCGGGCGCGAACATCGCGACGCCGGGCGACCTCGCGAACAAGCGCGTCGCGATCGGCCCCGCCGCGAGCGGCACCGAGCAGATCGCGTGGCAGGTGCTCGAACATTTCAAGATCGACAAGACACGCATCACCGCGCTGAACATGCCGCCGCTCGACGCCGCGACGCAGCTCGAGAAGGGCGAGATCGACGCGGTGTTCGTCGTCGCCGGCCTGCGCGCGCCGGTGGTGGAGCGCATGCTCGCGCGGCCGGAGCTCTCCCTCCTCTCGCTCGGTCCGCCGGACAAGGTCGGCGGGCCGATCGACGGCATCCACGTCGACGCGCCGTACCTCCTCTCCGCCGTCGTCCCGGAGCGGACCTACGGCGACAAACCGGTCGAGCCGGTCGGCACCGTCAGCGTGCGCGCGCTCCTCGTCGTGCGCGAGGACCTCGACGACGACCTCGTCTACGACCTCACGCAGAGCCTCTTCGCGAACAAGCTGCGGCTCGCGCAGAAGGAGAAGCTCCTCGCGCAGCTCAGCGAGAAGTTCGATCCGGCGGAGGCGCCGTACCCGGTCCACCCCGGCGCCGATCGCTACCTCCGGCGCAACGAGCCCTCGGTCTTCGAGCAGAACGCGGAGTATTTCAGCTTCCTCCTCGCGGTCGCGGGCATCGGCTGGTCGGGCGTCACCGCGCTCCACGCGTGGCGGAAGCGCTCGCAGAAGGGGCGCATCGAGCTGTACTTCGCGAACCTCGCCGAGCTCACGAAGAGCGCGCGCGCGGCGACGACGACGACGGAGCTCGAGGAGCTCCTGCGCGCGTTGAACGAGACGGAGGCCAAGGCCCTCGGCGAGCTCGCCTCGGAGCGCCTCGAGGCGAACGAGGCGTTCCGCGTGCTGCAGGAGGGCCTCCGCGCGATCGAGGACGACCTGCTCCGCCAGCTGCGGGCGCGCGCGTAG
- a CDS encoding SurA N-terminal domain-containing protein yields the protein MLRRIAVLAAVLLAPSLAQAETPVLLDRIVAQIDAYTIYRSDVVARTRPHVALLAKRNMSNPKRHLELARQVLDEMIDDKLVEKDCARVHIGVEKHEIEAAIDEIARSAKTDRATLFASVRAQGFSEETYRAELRRQLMEAKWTSFVVRPRVQAPVTGTEEEKKAAVEALLTEEKKKLLQELRGESFIEVRW from the coding sequence GTGCTCCGCCGCATCGCCGTCCTCGCCGCCGTCCTCCTCGCACCGTCGCTCGCGCAGGCCGAGACGCCGGTGCTCCTCGATCGCATCGTCGCGCAGATCGACGCGTACACGATCTACCGCTCCGACGTCGTCGCGCGGACGCGGCCGCACGTCGCCCTCCTCGCGAAGCGGAACATGAGCAATCCGAAGCGCCACCTCGAGCTGGCGCGCCAGGTCCTCGACGAGATGATCGACGACAAGCTCGTCGAGAAGGACTGCGCGCGCGTCCACATCGGGGTCGAGAAGCACGAGATCGAGGCCGCGATCGACGAGATCGCCAGGAGCGCGAAGACGGATCGGGCCACGCTCTTCGCGTCGGTCCGCGCGCAGGGGTTCAGCGAGGAGACCTACCGCGCGGAGCTGCGGCGGCAGCTGATGGAGGCCAAGTGGACGAGCTTCGTCGTGCGTCCGCGCGTGCAGGCGCCGGTGACGGGGACGGAGGAGGAGAAGAAGGCGGCGGTGGAGGCGCTGCTCACGGAGGAGAAGAAGAAGCTGCTCCAGGAGCTCCGCGGCGAGTCGTTCATCGAGGTGCGGTGGTGA
- the fumC gene encoding class II fumarate hydratase yields MTATRTEHDTMGEIEVPADRYWGAQTERSRRNFAIGGQRFAPAVVHAFGIVKKAAALVNEDLGKLDAERAGAIARAADEVISGALDDHFPLVVWQTGSGTQTNMNANEVIAHRAAMLLDDAATKIEIHPNDHVNMSQSSNDAFPTVMHVAVATRIRTRLLPALDGLRAAIEERAARFAGVVKIGRTHMMDATPLTVGQEMSGWAAQLAAAEQAIGLALNGLYDLALGGTAVGTGLNAHPDFAPRVAAKIAELTSAPYRSAPNKFAALAGHDALVATSSALRLLATAGMKLGNDVRLLASGPRAGLAELLLPENEPGSSIMPGKVNPTQAEALTMVCAQVMGNDVTVGIAGASGHLQLNVFKPVIVHNVLESVELLADACESFRDHCVVGMEPNLPAIRRHLESSLMLVTALAPLVGYAAAAKIAKKAHADGTTLKEAALSLGLVTADQFDDLVRPETMTHP; encoded by the coding sequence ATGACGGCGACGCGGACGGAGCACGACACGATGGGGGAGATCGAGGTGCCGGCGGATCGGTACTGGGGGGCGCAGACCGAGCGCTCGCGGCGCAACTTCGCGATCGGAGGGCAACGGTTCGCCCCCGCCGTCGTCCACGCGTTCGGGATCGTCAAGAAGGCGGCCGCGCTCGTGAACGAGGACCTCGGCAAGCTCGACGCCGAGCGCGCCGGCGCGATCGCGCGCGCCGCCGACGAGGTCATCTCCGGCGCGCTCGACGATCACTTCCCGCTCGTCGTCTGGCAGACCGGGAGCGGGACGCAGACGAACATGAACGCGAACGAGGTCATCGCGCACCGCGCCGCGATGCTGCTCGACGACGCGGCGACCAAGATCGAGATCCACCCGAACGACCACGTGAACATGTCGCAGTCGTCGAACGACGCGTTCCCCACCGTGATGCACGTCGCGGTCGCGACGCGGATCCGGACGCGCCTCCTCCCCGCGCTCGACGGCCTCCGCGCCGCGATCGAGGAGCGCGCCGCCCGCTTCGCCGGCGTCGTGAAGATCGGGCGCACGCACATGATGGACGCGACGCCGCTCACGGTGGGGCAGGAGATGAGCGGATGGGCGGCGCAGCTCGCGGCGGCGGAGCAGGCGATCGGCCTCGCGCTGAACGGCCTCTACGACCTCGCGCTCGGCGGCACCGCGGTCGGCACCGGCCTCAACGCGCACCCCGACTTCGCGCCGCGCGTCGCGGCGAAGATCGCCGAGCTCACGAGCGCGCCCTACCGCAGCGCGCCGAACAAGTTCGCGGCGCTCGCCGGCCACGACGCGCTCGTCGCGACGAGCTCCGCGCTGCGCCTCCTCGCCACCGCCGGCATGAAGCTCGGCAACGACGTGCGCCTCCTCGCGAGCGGTCCGCGCGCCGGCCTCGCCGAGCTCCTCCTCCCCGAGAACGAGCCGGGCAGCTCGATCATGCCGGGGAAGGTGAACCCGACCCAGGCCGAGGCGCTCACGATGGTGTGCGCGCAGGTCATGGGCAACGACGTCACGGTCGGCATCGCCGGCGCGAGCGGGCACCTCCAGCTCAACGTGTTCAAGCCCGTCATCGTCCACAACGTCCTCGAGAGCGTGGAGCTCCTCGCCGACGCGTGCGAGAGCTTCCGCGATCACTGCGTCGTGGGGATGGAGCCCAACCTCCCCGCGATCCGGCGCCACCTCGAGAGCTCGCTCATGCTCGTGACCGCGCTCGCCCCCCTCGTCGGCTACGCCGCCGCCGCGAAGATCGCGAAGAAGGCGCACGCCGACGGCACCACCCTGAAGGAGGCCGCCCTCTCCCTCGGCCTCGTCACCGCAGACCAGTTCGACGACCTCGTTCGCCCCGAGACGATGACGCATCCGTAG
- a CDS encoding type II toxin-antitoxin system CcdA family antitoxin, producing the protein MRLTGAKRSVNLSLNAALVARARRITDNLSAEVETLLADFVAKNEALHNAEGEQLRRTATAWDDFTARHGSLADEFSPL; encoded by the coding sequence ATGCGCCTCACCGGAGCCAAGCGTTCGGTCAACCTCTCGCTGAACGCAGCCCTCGTCGCGCGTGCACGACGAATCACCGACAACCTCTCCGCCGAGGTCGAGACCCTGCTCGCCGATTTCGTGGCCAAGAACGAGGCGTTGCACAACGCCGAGGGGGAGCAGCTACGCCGCACGGCGACCGCATGGGACGACTTCACCGCACGGCACGGCTCCCTCGCCGACGAGTTCTCTCCGCTCTGA
- a CDS encoding CcdB family protein codes for MAQFDVHRNPGKQAAVPYVVVVQSKIFDTYRRRVVVPLVKRAVFGAPLSARLNPAFTVRKDVVVLHPLDIVSVPREALGKPISSLEQHGSSILDALDTLLTRAYG; via the coding sequence ATGGCGCAGTTCGACGTCCACCGTAACCCAGGCAAGCAAGCGGCCGTTCCGTACGTCGTCGTCGTGCAGTCGAAGATCTTCGACACCTATCGGCGCCGCGTCGTCGTGCCGCTCGTCAAACGAGCCGTCTTCGGCGCGCCGCTGAGCGCTCGGCTCAACCCCGCGTTTACAGTTCGAAAGGATGTCGTCGTGTTGCATCCTCTCGACATCGTCTCGGTCCCTCGGGAAGCTCTCGGGAAGCCCATCTCTTCGCTCGAGCAGCATGGTTCCAGCATTCTCGATGCGTTGGATACGCTGCTCACTCGCGCCTATGGTTAG
- the acnA gene encoding aconitate hydratase AcnA: MQPYSPAAMSKNSFGSQAILKVGAEQYSIYRLDAVYKKHPAAAKLPFSMKILLENLLRTEDGASVTEGHIEAVANWKATAEPTQEIAFTPSRVLLQDFTGVPCVVDLAAMRDAMKRLGGDPRKINPLQPVELVIDHSVQVDDFGSADSFRKNAELEFERNQERYRFLKWGQHAFVNFKAVPPDTGIVHQVNLEFLARVVMASPAQLGAMPLAYPDTVVGTDSHTTMINGVGVLGWGVGGIEAEAAMLGQPVSMLLPHCIGVRLKGKLNEGTTATDLVLTITQMLRKYGVVGKFVEFFGPGLADLPLADRATIANMAPEYGATCGIFPIDAETIRYLKFSGRSEHQVALVESYAKEQGLWQDASTAEATYTHVLELDLATVEPSLAGPARPQDRVNLSGVKASMTAAVEKYRANPPPKKKSLLAAGDDVAADKNVKDSSVVIAAITSCTNTSNPSVLMAAGLLAKKAAAKGLKSKPWVKPSIGPGSKVVTEYLKDAGLLPELEKVGFYVVGYGCTTCIGNSGPLPAPISKAIDEGDLFVASVLSGNRNFEGRVHAEVRANYLASPPLVVAYALAGRADIDLTTEPLGEGKGGEPVFLKDIWPTQREVSDVVEKHVTEKMFREVYADVYAGDKEWQSLVVPEGDLYQWENDSTYVKNPPYFDGMSSKPGEVQPIAGARVLAVLGDSITTDHISPAGSIKADGPAGKYLIEHGVKKSDFNSYGSRRGNHEVMVRGTFANVRLRNQLAPGTEGGVTRHLPSGEQMSIFDASVKYIADGVPLFVIAGKEYGSGSSRDWAAKGPKLLGVRAVLAESYERIHRSNLVGMGILPLQFTLGENASSLGLTGEEVYDVVGLPDLLETGMKSGRTITVKATAKDGTVKEIKATVRIDTPQEILYYKHGGILPYVLRQLLAQT, translated from the coding sequence ATGCAGCCCTATAGTCCCGCGGCGATGTCCAAGAATTCCTTCGGTAGTCAGGCGATCCTCAAGGTCGGCGCGGAGCAGTATTCGATCTACCGCCTCGACGCGGTCTACAAGAAGCACCCCGCGGCCGCGAAGCTGCCGTTCTCGATGAAGATCCTCCTCGAGAACCTCCTCCGCACCGAGGACGGCGCGTCGGTCACCGAAGGCCACATCGAAGCGGTCGCGAACTGGAAGGCGACGGCGGAGCCGACGCAGGAGATCGCGTTCACGCCGAGCCGCGTGCTCCTCCAGGACTTCACCGGCGTCCCCTGCGTCGTCGACCTCGCCGCGATGCGCGACGCGATGAAGCGGCTCGGCGGCGACCCGCGCAAGATCAACCCGCTCCAGCCGGTCGAGCTCGTCATCGATCACTCGGTGCAGGTCGACGATTTCGGGAGCGCCGACTCCTTCCGCAAGAACGCGGAGCTCGAGTTCGAGCGCAACCAGGAGCGCTACCGCTTCCTCAAGTGGGGCCAGCACGCGTTCGTGAACTTCAAGGCGGTGCCGCCCGACACCGGCATCGTCCACCAGGTCAACCTCGAGTTCCTCGCGCGCGTCGTCATGGCGTCGCCGGCGCAGCTCGGCGCGATGCCGCTCGCGTACCCCGACACCGTCGTCGGCACCGACTCGCACACGACGATGATCAACGGCGTCGGCGTGCTCGGCTGGGGCGTCGGCGGCATCGAGGCCGAGGCCGCGATGCTGGGGCAGCCGGTGAGCATGCTCCTCCCGCACTGCATCGGCGTCCGCCTCAAGGGCAAGCTGAACGAGGGCACGACCGCGACGGACCTCGTCCTCACGATCACGCAGATGCTCCGCAAGTACGGCGTCGTCGGGAAGTTCGTCGAGTTCTTCGGCCCCGGCCTCGCCGACCTCCCGCTCGCCGACCGCGCGACGATCGCGAACATGGCGCCCGAGTACGGCGCGACGTGCGGCATCTTCCCGATCGACGCGGAGACGATCCGCTACCTCAAGTTCAGCGGCCGCTCCGAGCACCAGGTCGCCCTCGTCGAGTCGTACGCGAAGGAGCAGGGCCTCTGGCAGGACGCGAGCACCGCGGAGGCGACGTACACGCACGTCCTCGAGCTCGACCTCGCGACGGTGGAGCCCTCGCTCGCCGGCCCCGCGCGCCCGCAGGACCGCGTGAACCTCTCCGGCGTGAAGGCCTCGATGACGGCGGCGGTCGAGAAGTACCGCGCGAACCCGCCGCCGAAGAAGAAGAGCCTCCTCGCCGCCGGCGACGACGTGGCAGCCGACAAAAACGTCAAAGACAGCAGCGTCGTCATCGCCGCGATCACGTCTTGCACGAACACCTCGAACCCGTCGGTGCTGATGGCGGCCGGCCTCCTCGCGAAGAAGGCGGCGGCGAAGGGCCTCAAATCGAAGCCGTGGGTCAAGCCAAGCATCGGCCCCGGCTCGAAGGTCGTCACCGAGTACCTGAAGGACGCGGGGCTCCTCCCCGAGCTCGAGAAGGTCGGCTTCTACGTCGTCGGCTACGGCTGCACGACGTGCATCGGCAACTCGGGCCCGCTCCCCGCGCCGATCTCGAAGGCGATCGACGAGGGCGATCTCTTCGTCGCGTCGGTCCTCTCCGGCAACCGCAACTTCGAGGGCCGCGTCCACGCCGAGGTGCGCGCGAACTACCTCGCGTCGCCGCCGCTCGTCGTCGCGTACGCGCTCGCGGGCCGCGCCGACATCGATCTAACGACCGAGCCGCTCGGCGAGGGGAAGGGCGGCGAGCCGGTCTTCCTCAAGGACATCTGGCCGACGCAGCGCGAGGTCTCCGACGTGGTGGAGAAGCACGTCACGGAGAAGATGTTCCGCGAGGTCTACGCCGACGTGTACGCGGGCGACAAGGAGTGGCAGTCGCTCGTGGTGCCGGAGGGCGACCTCTATCAGTGGGAGAACGACAGCACCTACGTGAAGAACCCGCCCTACTTCGACGGCATGTCCTCGAAGCCGGGCGAGGTCCAGCCGATCGCGGGCGCGCGCGTCCTCGCGGTGCTCGGCGACAGCATCACGACCGATCACATCTCCCCCGCGGGCTCGATCAAGGCCGACGGCCCTGCGGGCAAGTACCTCATCGAGCACGGCGTGAAGAAGTCCGACTTCAACTCGTACGGCTCCCGCCGCGGCAACCACGAGGTGATGGTGCGCGGCACGTTCGCGAACGTGCGCCTCCGGAACCAGCTCGCGCCCGGCACGGAGGGCGGCGTCACGCGTCACCTCCCGAGCGGCGAGCAGATGAGCATCTTCGACGCGTCGGTGAAGTACATCGCCGACGGCGTCCCGCTCTTCGTCATCGCGGGCAAGGAGTACGGCTCCGGCAGCTCGCGCGACTGGGCGGCGAAGGGCCCGAAGCTCCTCGGCGTACGCGCGGTCCTCGCCGAGAGCTACGAGCGCATCCACCGCTCGAACCTCGTCGGCATGGGCATCCTCCCCCTCCAGTTCACGCTCGGCGAAAACGCCTCGAGCCTCGGCCTCACGGGCGAGGAGGTCTACGACGTCGTCGGCCTCCCCGACCTCCTCGAGACCGGCATGAAGTCCGGCCGCACGATCACGGTAAAGGCCACCGCCAAAGACGGCACGGTAAAGGAAATCAAAGCCACCGTCCGCATCGATACCCCGCAGGAAATCCTCTACTACAAGCACGGCGGCATCCTCCCCTACGTCCTCCGCCAACTCCTCGCCCAGACCTAA
- a CDS encoding FKBP-type peptidyl-prolyl cis-trans isomerase — protein MAELQSEDLKVGTGAEAKNGDKVTVHYVGTLTDGKKFDSSRDRGEGFVFTLGKGMVIKGWDVGVAGMKVGGMRKLTIPSDMAYGARGFPPVIPPNSTLVFEVELLQVG, from the coding sequence ATGGCTGAACTGCAGAGCGAAGATCTGAAGGTTGGGACCGGCGCCGAGGCGAAGAACGGCGACAAGGTGACGGTGCACTACGTGGGCACGCTCACCGACGGAAAGAAGTTCGACAGCTCGCGCGATCGCGGCGAGGGCTTCGTGTTCACCCTCGGAAAAGGCATGGTCATCAAGGGCTGGGACGTCGGCGTCGCCGGCATGAAGGTCGGCGGCATGCGCAAGCTCACCATCCCATCCGACATGGCCTACGGCGCCCGCGGCTTCCCCCCGGTCATCCCCCCGAACTCCACCCTAGTCTTCGAAGTCGAGCTCCTCCAAGTAGGCTGA
- a CDS encoding VWA domain-containing protein encodes MSLSVLTRSPKVRRAFALASVVLATGGLVLYKAPSSSAHPMDPFGHSQTLPLTANGKSSVAFSGPGAHGVFALSHTKVLSGTSTPVYAEVRLVADQTGEAKVRAPISLAVVLDTSGSMSGEKIEDAKRSVLRLLADMRDEDEIAMVRYSSNAEVVQPLARVGSVRSSLTSKIRELRADGGTNIPEGLRSGLRTLDEASRSRVKRIVLVSDGLDSTRAQAESLARGSFSSGITVSSLGIGNDFDESYMGAVAQSGHGNFAFIKEGASLAGFLKRELEESATTTIENARVQVNLPRGMRFVSATGADATVSGDSVDLRLGALFAGDEQRVILELESDGSSGEVTASATWNKVGGGDTARASIPQLSLVATNDRDEVERGRDGAVFASATSVTASKRQLEAASAYARGDVTTATALVAENERALKVAAAAAPPAAAPAIQAQLGAYEEQKKGFANVRPSSEAGKSMAKSAAAKDMGNLRRAAKY; translated from the coding sequence ATGTCGCTCTCGGTCCTGACTCGCTCGCCCAAGGTTCGCCGCGCCTTCGCCCTCGCCTCCGTCGTCCTCGCGACCGGCGGCCTCGTCCTCTACAAGGCGCCGTCCTCGTCGGCGCATCCGATGGATCCGTTTGGGCACTCCCAGACTCTGCCCCTCACCGCGAACGGCAAGAGCTCGGTCGCGTTCTCGGGCCCGGGCGCCCACGGCGTCTTCGCCCTGAGCCACACGAAGGTCCTCTCCGGCACGAGCACCCCCGTCTACGCCGAGGTGCGGCTCGTCGCCGATCAGACCGGTGAGGCGAAGGTCCGCGCCCCGATCTCGCTCGCGGTCGTGCTCGACACGTCGGGCTCGATGTCGGGCGAAAAGATCGAGGACGCGAAGCGCTCCGTCCTCCGCCTCCTCGCCGACATGCGCGACGAGGACGAGATCGCGATGGTTCGCTACTCCTCGAACGCCGAGGTCGTGCAGCCCCTCGCGCGCGTGGGCAGCGTGCGCTCGTCGCTCACGAGCAAGATCCGCGAGCTCCGCGCCGACGGTGGCACGAACATCCCGGAGGGACTCCGGAGCGGCCTCCGCACCCTCGACGAGGCGAGCCGGAGCCGCGTGAAGCGCATCGTCCTCGTCAGCGACGGCCTCGACAGCACGCGCGCGCAGGCCGAGTCGCTCGCGCGCGGGAGCTTCTCGAGCGGCATCACCGTGTCGTCGCTCGGCATCGGCAACGACTTCGACGAGTCGTACATGGGCGCGGTCGCACAGAGCGGCCACGGCAACTTCGCGTTCATCAAGGAAGGCGCGAGCCTCGCCGGCTTCCTCAAGCGCGAGCTCGAAGAGAGCGCGACGACCACGATCGAGAACGCGCGCGTGCAGGTGAACCTCCCGCGCGGCATGCGCTTCGTCTCCGCGACGGGCGCCGACGCGACGGTGAGCGGCGACAGCGTGGATCTCCGCCTCGGCGCGCTCTTCGCCGGCGACGAGCAGCGCGTGATCCTCGAGCTCGAGTCCGACGGCTCGAGCGGCGAGGTCACCGCGAGCGCGACGTGGAACAAGGTCGGCGGCGGCGACACCGCGCGCGCGTCGATCCCGCAGCTCTCCCTCGTCGCGACGAACGATCGGGACGAGGTCGAACGCGGTCGCGACGGCGCCGTGTTCGCGAGCGCGACGAGCGTGACCGCGTCGAAGCGCCAGCTCGAGGCCGCGAGCGCGTACGCGCGCGGCGACGTGACGACCGCGACCGCGCTCGTCGCCGAGAACGAGCGCGCGCTCAAGGTCGCCGCGGCCGCGGCTCCGCCCGCCGCCGCGCCCGCGATCCAGGCGCAGCTCGGCGCGTACGAGGAGCAAAAGAAGGGCTTCGCGAACGTGCGTCCGTCGAGCGAGGCGGGCAAGTCGATGGCGAAGTCCGCCGCCGCGAAGGACATGGGCAACCTCCGCCGCGCGGCGAAGTACTGA